In one window of Henckelia pumila isolate YLH828 chromosome 1, ASM3356847v2, whole genome shotgun sequence DNA:
- the LOC140867671 gene encoding uncharacterized protein produces the protein MKNSKNDRDQEREDVPKIDAEEPINMVHAAFDSYAKNPTTFKNLLEDAEKPLYPGCNKFTRLFAVVKLFNLKAKYSWSDKSCTDLLNLLGEMLPDDNELPLSFYDAKKSLCALGITYEKIHVCPNDCILYRKEYEDFNSCPTCGMSRWKMSQKDTIKEGVPTKVLWYFPPIPRFVRMFRNKEFSKELTWHADKRLNDGYLRHPADAPSWKLVDHKWPNFAADSRNLRLAISANGINPHGMMSSTYSCWPVLMITYNLPPWLCMKRKFMMLTMLISGPKQLGNDIDVYLAPLIDDLKFLWDTGVEAYDAYRQETFSLRVVLLWTINDFPAYGNMSGCIVKGYHACPICGEETYSTRLKHSRKMSYTCHRRFLPANHLYQRQRKAFNGDQEFNPAPKPLSGDDVLKKVDGIHCHWGKMRKKIQSTKDDVKSSFKKKSIFFELEYWKHLYVRHVLE, from the coding sequence ATGAAGAACTCAAAGAATGATCGTGATCAAGAAAGGGAAGATGTACCAAAAATTGACGCCGAGGAACCAATAAATATGGTACATGCTGCATTTGATAGTTATGCTAAGAATCCAACCACATTCAAAAATCTACTTGAAGATGCTGAGAAACCTTTATATCCTGGATGCAATAAATTTACAAGGTTATTTGCAGTTGTaaaattattcaacttgaaaGCCAAATATAGTTGGAGTGACAAAAGTTGCACCGACCTACTCAATTTGTTAGGAGAAATGCTTCCAGATGACAACGAATTGCCTTTATCTTTCTACGATGCAAAGAAAAGCTTGTGTGCATTAGGGATTACTTATGAGAAAATCCATGTTTGCCCTAATGATTGCATCTTATACCGGAAGGAGTATGAGGATTTTAACAGTTGTCCTACTTGTGGGATGTCAAGGTGGAAGATGAGCCAAAAAGATACGATAAAGGAAGGAGTTCCTACAAAGGTTCTATGGTACTTCCCTCCAATTCCGAGATTTGTACGAATGTTTCGGAATAAGGAGTTTTCCAAGGAGCTGACTTGGCATGCTGATAAAAGACTTAATGATGGATACTTACGCCATCCAGCTGATGCACCTTCTTGGAAATTAGTAGATCACAAGTGGCCAAATTTTGCTGCTGATTCAAGAAATCTTAGATTGGCCATTTCAGCTAACGGGATCAATCCCCATGGTATGATGAGTTCTACATATAGTTGTTGGCCAGTTTTAATGATCACTTACAATCTTCCCCCGTGGTTGTGTATGAAGAGAAAATTTATGATGCTCACAATGTTGATTTCTGGTCCCAAACAACTAGGAAATGATATCGATGTTTACTTAGCACCTCTAATCGATGACTTGAAATTCCTATGGGATACAGGTGTTGAAGCATATGATGCATATAGACAAGAAACCTTCTCGCTCAGAGTTGTCTTGCTGTGGACCATCAATGACTTTCCTGCATATGGAAACATGTCAGGATGTATTGTGAAAGGATATCACGCATGTCCGATTTGTGGTGAAGAAACATATTCAACAAGGTTGAAACATAGCAGGAAAATGTCGTACACATGCCATAGAAGGTTTCTACCTGCAAATCATCTTTATCAAAGGCAAAGAAAGGCATTTAATGGGGACCAAGAGTTCAACCCTGCACCCAAACCATTGAGTGGCGATGATGTGTTAAAAAAAGTCGATGGAATTCATTGTCATTGGGGAAAAATGAGAAAGAAGATTCAGTCCACGAAGGATGATGTAAAATCATCCTtcaaaaagaaatcaattttCTTTGAACTTGAGTATTGGAAACATCTATATGTTAGACATGTTCTTGAGTAG